From Leptotrichia sp. OH3620_COT-345:
TACTTTTGTAAGTGAGATATAAAAGGACTAAGTATGAGGAATTTTTGATAGTTTAAAGATATGTACAAAATTTAGAAATAAAAAATTAAGTAACAGATTATCAATAAAGTTGAATGAAAAGTAAAATATATTTAAAATAATTGAATTAATCCAAGATGTTCAATTTTTCAGTTTATGAGATAAAAATAATAAAGTTTAAGAAAGGAACAATTTTATGAAACTCTATATGAAACAGAAAGTATTTACCTTCAATGATAAATTTACAATTAAAGACGAAAACGGAAATGATAAATATAAAGTAGAAGGTGAATTTTTTTCTTTTATGAAAAAACTACATGTTTTTAATATGGAAGGAAGAGAAGTGGCTTTCATTCAAGAGAAATTTTCATTCGGAATGCCTAAATTTAAAGTATTTGTGGAAGAAGAAGAGATAGCTGAAATAAAACAAAAACTGACTTTTTTTAAACCGAAATTTGAAATAGCGGGAAAAAACTGGAAAGTAAATGGAAATATATGGGGACATGAATATACAATAAGCAATTCAGAAGGAAATGTGGCAAAAATAGAAAAAGAATGGATGACTTGGGGAGACAGTTATCTTATAGATATAAATGACAGTCAGGATGAAATTTCGGTTATGACAGTAGTTTTGGCTATTGATGCGGTTATGACAGGGAAAAATTAGGAAAATAGGTCTGTCTGAAAAAAATATAGGAAGAAATTTCCGGAAGTCACATATATACTTATAAAAATTGAATGGAAGATAAAAACAACAAGGAGAAAAAATGAGTTTAGTACAGTTTAACAGGGTATATAAGCAGTTTGCAGGAGAAT
This genomic window contains:
- a CDS encoding LURP-one-related/scramblase family protein yields the protein MKLYMKQKVFTFNDKFTIKDENGNDKYKVEGEFFSFMKKLHVFNMEGREVAFIQEKFSFGMPKFKVFVEEEEIAEIKQKLTFFKPKFEIAGKNWKVNGNIWGHEYTISNSEGNVAKIEKEWMTWGDSYLIDINDSQDEISVMTVVLAIDAVMTGKN